TACATCCAGTAAAAGCCACAGGCATAGATAAGGCCCCAAAACCGAATAGACTTTTTTGAATTAATTCTCGGCGTGAAATTTTTTCTGTCATAAAATTACCAAAGTTATAAGCAATGAGTGCTTTAAACTTAAGTACATAAGATGAACAGCTGATCTCAGTTTGATGAACAAATCATGACAGAAATTGATTAATTTATATAAATACAAACAAGAACTGATTGAAAATAAAGCAAACTCTCTGATTTTCTCTTGCCAATCGCGCACTTGTCCTCTATTATTGCGCTCATGCCCGGGTGGTGAAATAGGTAGACACAGGGGATTTAAAATCCCCCGCCCACAAAGCGTGCCGGTTCGAGTCCGGCCCCGGGCACCATTTTCAACTATTGAATTTGGTGCTACAAAGAATCCAGCGTAAGCTGGTTTTTTTTATGTCTAATAAAAATGATACTTTTAAAAAAATATTATTGTTTATATTCGCTCTGCTTTTGATATCCACCATAAATGCTAAAGAGATTTTCAACGGCACCCTATTATTCAAAAATAATCATTAACACCTTATATGTCGCTCTATTACTCAAGATGACTATCTCATCGAAGCAACTCAAGGGCTAACGCATAAATTTAAAAAATTACAGCAATTAAAAAAAGAATATTGGGTTAGTGTATTGGCAGATGTTAATGATCAGCAGAATGGAAATTTAGTTTTAAAAATTGAGAAAGTAGATGAAGTTCATGCAGGAACCTCATGTCATTTATTAGATGCAATCAAAAATATTGAGAATCGAGAGTAATCACCACTCTCGATTCATAACCAGCTCTTCCATTTCAAGATCTAAATATCCCGCATCTTGTGCCACCATCATCATTGCTTCAGCAATATAGTCAGCAGCACTATCATCAAGTGAGGAATCAAGATCTTCAAACTGTGGCTTCATTTCATTAATTTCATTCACAATCTGATGAGCATAACGATAAACATCCTGATCAACCGAAGCAGACTTTTGAACTTTTTTCGCAAATTGTTCAATTAACTGCTTGAGTTCAGCGACCAAAATATCTGGATAATATTCATCATCAAACATTGGGAGAAGTAAGTCATCAAACATACAAAAGATTACACAACAGCAAAAACTTGCCGCTTATAACATATTTTCGCAAAAATCACGAGAATTTTACCCGACTCATGCATCCAGTTTTTATATGAAGAATCGATTTACCTCACATTATTTCAAGCGTGTTGCATAGCTTTCCACACCAAAATAGCGTCATGCATCGCCTTTACATCATGTGCTCTCACAATAGACGCACCTTGCTGAATACTCAGCAAATGCCCAGTAACACTTCCTACAGCACGCTGATCTGCGGCAGCCCCGTGTAAAGCTTCACCAATGAAACGTTTACGGGAAAGGCCAGATAAAATTGGATACCCCATTTCATTAAGCTTCCAAAACTCTTTTAAAAGTTTTAAATTTTGATGAGCATTTTTTGCAAAACCAAAACCAGGATCAATAATAATATTTTGTTTTTTTACACCTGCATTTAAAGCCTCATTCACGCGCTGCTGAAGCTCCGCTATAACATCTAGCGTTACATCAGTATATTGGTCCAACTGATTCATTGTCGTTGGCTCACCACGCATATGCATAATCACTACAGGTATATCTAATTCAACAGCTGTTTGTAGGGCATTAGGACGCGTTAACGCACGCACATCATTCCAAATATGTGCTCCAACTGCTTTTGCTGAGCGCATCACCTCTGGCTGGCTTGTATCAATCGATAGAATAATATTGTATTTAGCTAAAGCATCAACTACAGGTACAACTCTTCGAATTTCTTCTTCTACAGCTACCTGTGAGGCGCCTGGTCGGGTTGATTCACCACCAATATCAATAATAGTCGCACCTTGTTCAACCATAGTGAGTGCATGAGCAATAGCTTGATCTAATTGATCATGTTTACCACCATCACTAAAAGAGTCAGGGGTAACATTTAAAATGCCCATGATATGTGGTCGTGATAAATCTAATTGAAGCTCTCCACACTGTAAAATCTGCTCTGGTAAAGATATTAACTGCATCAAAAGCTCCTATTCGAAATCAGCCATTAGTTTAGCAAGTCTCTGCCTTATATGCTGTTGATTTCTCTTTGGCTTTACCTAAAATGAAGACAAATAAAAAAGCCACATGACTGTGGCTTTTTTATTTTTTAATTTAATTCATTGCGGGTAATGGTGGCGGAGTAGATGGACCATCTTTTGGTGGTTCAAATGCAGCCACTGGGTTTTCAGCAATATATACTTTAGGTGGTTGAGGTTCGCGGCCTTCCATGATGTCACGGATTTGCTCACGATCAATAGTTTCCCATTCCATCAACGCTTTAACCATAGCGTGGGCGATATCTTTATTATTTTCCAAGATATCACGAGCTACTCGATATTGCTCATCTAAAATACGGCGTACTTCCTGATCAACTTGTTGTTGAGTTGCTTCAGAAATTGTACGACTACCTACATTACCGAAGAATCCATTTTGATTTTCATCTTCGTAAACCATAACACCCATTTTGTCAGACATACCGTACTTTGTTACCATCGCACGAGCCATTTTTGTAGCACGTTCGAAGTCATTTGAAGCACCAGTTGATTGCTGCTGAATGAAGACTTCTTCAGCAATACGTCCACCAAACAAAATTGCAATTTCATTTAACATTTTGTCTTTATAGTGGCTAATCTGATCTTGTTCAGGTAACTGCCAAGTTACACCTAGAGCCCAACCACGCGGCATAATTGTTACCTTATGCACAGGGTCAGTACCCGGTAAAATCTCGGCTACAATTGCATGCCCTGCTTCATGATATGCAGTTGCACGGCGCTCTTCTTCACGTAAAACCATTGATTTACGTTCAGGACCCATATAGATCTTATCTTTTGCATCTTCAAAATCATGCATATCGACAGTGTTCTTATTACGACGAGCAGCAAATAAAGCAGCTTCATTTACAAGGTTTGCCAACTGCGCACCAGAGAAACCAGGCGTACCACGAGATAAAACTTTAACATCCACGCCAGTCACTGAAGGCAATTTTTTCAAATGTACATTCAGGATTTGTTCACGACCACGAATATCAGGTAAACCAACCATAACTTGACGGTCAAAACGGCCTGGACGTAATAATGCTTTATCTAATACGTCAACACGGTTAGTCGCAGCAATAACAATTACGCCTTCATTACCTTCAAAACCATCCATCTCTACGAGCATTTGGTTTAGGGTTTGCTCACGTTCATCGTGACCACCACCTGTACCCGAACCACGGTGACGACCCACTGCATCAATCTCATCGATAAAGATGATACATGGTGCATGACGTTTTGCTTGTTCAAACATGTCACGGACACGGGACGCACCCACACCCACAAACATCTCGACAAAGTCAGAACCAGAAATGCTGAAGAATGGAACCTTTGCTTCACCAGCAATTGCTTTGGCTAATAACGTTTTACCAGTACCTGGAGGACCAACCATAAGTACGCCACGTGGAATAGTAGCGCCCAAGCGTTTGAATTTTGCAGGATCTTTTAAGAAATCTACAATTTCAACAACTTCTTGTTTCGCTTCATCACAACCCGCAACGTCGGCAAAAGTCACTTTAATCTGGTCTTCCGAAAGCATTTTTGCCTTCGATTTACCAAAACTCATCGGACCATTTTTACCGCCTGCACCACCACCCATGTTACGCATAAAGAACATGAATAACAAAATGATTAACAGTACAGGGAAACTAGCAATGAGAAGTTGCATCAAAATGCCTTGACGCTGTGGAGCTGTGCCCTCTACAACAACATTTTGCTTATTTAAGCTTGGCATAAGTTCAGTGTCTTCAACTTGCGGACGAACAGTTTCAAACTGAGATCCGTTAGTTTTTTCACCACTAATGTTTAAACCGTCAATTGTGACTTGCTTAATCTGGCCAGCATTCACCGCTGCAACAAAATCTGAATATTTCATTGCAGTAGGCTTATTGCGGTCACTGATATTACTGAAAATTAAAATCAGAACACCCAGTATTATTAGCCACAATACGGCATTCTTGAAGTAATCGCTCAAAGCTTTATTCCCATATCGATCTAATTTGATCATGCCCAATCTTGGCCGATCGTCTTAAAAACAGCAATTGTCTTGCTTGCGGATAACCTAAAAGATACAAAATGCACAATTTTTAGGAGCTTGGCAAGTAAACTTTATTGCAATGCTTTCTTACGCCCTTGTCCAACCAAAAAAACTTCTTTAGATCGCGCCCGAGAAGCTGCTGGTTTTGCTGTTTTTAACACATCAAAACTATCAACTACCTGTTTACGAAACTCATCAAAGCCTGCGCCTTGGAACACTTTAACAACAAACTGTCCATTTGGACCCAAAACTTTTTGAGCAAAGTCTAAAGCAAGCTCACACAAGTAAATCTGTCTAGGTTGATCAACAGCCCTATTACCTGATGTATTGGGGGCCATATCAGAAATTACAATGTCTACTTGTCTTCCATTTAAAATATTTAACAATTTTTCAAATACAGCTTCTTCTCTGAAGTCGCCTTGTAAGAACGTGACATCCGGCAAAGCATCCATAGGCAAAATATCGGAAGCAATAACTAAGCCCTTGCTACCAACAAGTTTCCCAGCAATTTGTGACCAACTCCCAGGAGCTGCTCCCAAATCAACCACTGTCATGCCTGGCTTGATCAACTTATATTTTTCTTGAATTTCAAGAAGTTTATAGGCTGCTCGTGCACGATATCCTTCCTTTTGTGCTTTTTTTACAAAAGGATCGTCTAGATGTTCCCTCATCCACGCACGACTACTTTTAGACAATTTTTGGTTTGTGATGCGTGTTGCCATAACTCACTAAATATCAAAAAAACTTCTGATTGTTCATTGTACGTGAAAATTACTCTCATTACAGTACGGATGTAACCTAATCTCAATAACTTTTACAGTTTTTTTCCAATAATGCTGATCGATTATTTATACAGTTTTTCGTACATTTGATTTTAAGTTTTTTGCTATACTAAGTCGTTTTTAAAATCAGGTATTTTTAATGGCCGCTTTATCTATTCATGAACGTAAACGTTTACGTCAAATTGGTCATGTGCTTAATCCGGTTGTCATGATTGGTGGACAAGGCTTAACAGAAGCTGTAATTGAAGAAACTCTTCGTGCTTTAAATGATCACGAACTCATCAAAGTAAAAATTGCTGGTGAAGACCGTGAAGCTCGTGCAGCAGTAATCGACTCGATTGTAGAAGCAACTGGCGCTGAAGCTGTGCAAAAAATTGGTAAAATTGTTTTACTTTATAAAAAAGCAGCTAAACAAAACCAACACTTGTCTAACCTCGTTCGTCACGCTCATTTAGCAAACTAACTTATTGACTACTTATGGCAAGTTACGAACTTTCAGCTTTTGATCGTTTTCAGGCTGTTTCTGTTGTTGGCGCAATTGAACAGCAAGCCCCATATACC
This window of the Acinetobacter sp. XH1741 genome carries:
- a CDS encoding DUF5713 family protein yields the protein MFDDLLLPMFDDEYYPDILVAELKQLIEQFAKKVQKSASVDQDVYRYAHQIVNEINEMKPQFEDLDSSLDDSAADYIAEAMMMVAQDAGYLDLEMEELVMNREW
- the folP gene encoding dihydropteroate synthase, with product MQLISLPEQILQCGELQLDLSRPHIMGILNVTPDSFSDGGKHDQLDQAIAHALTMVEQGATIIDIGGESTRPGASQVAVEEEIRRVVPVVDALAKYNIILSIDTSQPEVMRSAKAVGAHIWNDVRALTRPNALQTAVELDIPVVIMHMRGEPTTMNQLDQYTDVTLDVIAELQQRVNEALNAGVKKQNIIIDPGFGFAKNAHQNLKLLKEFWKLNEMGYPILSGLSRKRFIGEALHGAAADQRAVGSVTGHLLSIQQGASIVRAHDVKAMHDAILVWKAMQHA
- the ftsH gene encoding ATP-dependent zinc metalloprotease FtsH produces the protein MSDYFKNAVLWLIILGVLILIFSNISDRNKPTAMKYSDFVAAVNAGQIKQVTIDGLNISGEKTNGSQFETVRPQVEDTELMPSLNKQNVVVEGTAPQRQGILMQLLIASFPVLLIILLFMFFMRNMGGGAGGKNGPMSFGKSKAKMLSEDQIKVTFADVAGCDEAKQEVVEIVDFLKDPAKFKRLGATIPRGVLMVGPPGTGKTLLAKAIAGEAKVPFFSISGSDFVEMFVGVGASRVRDMFEQAKRHAPCIIFIDEIDAVGRHRGSGTGGGHDEREQTLNQMLVEMDGFEGNEGVIVIAATNRVDVLDKALLRPGRFDRQVMVGLPDIRGREQILNVHLKKLPSVTGVDVKVLSRGTPGFSGAQLANLVNEAALFAARRNKNTVDMHDFEDAKDKIYMGPERKSMVLREEERRATAYHEAGHAIVAEILPGTDPVHKVTIMPRGWALGVTWQLPEQDQISHYKDKMLNEIAILFGGRIAEEVFIQQQSTGASNDFERATKMARAMVTKYGMSDKMGVMVYEDENQNGFFGNVGSRTISEATQQQVDQEVRRILDEQYRVARDILENNKDIAHAMVKALMEWETIDREQIRDIMEGREPQPPKVYIAENPVAAFEPPKDGPSTPPPLPAMN
- the rlmE gene encoding 23S rRNA (uridine(2552)-2'-O)-methyltransferase RlmE; protein product: MATRITNQKLSKSSRAWMREHLDDPFVKKAQKEGYRARAAYKLLEIQEKYKLIKPGMTVVDLGAAPGSWSQIAGKLVGSKGLVIASDILPMDALPDVTFLQGDFREEAVFEKLLNILNGRQVDIVISDMAPNTSGNRAVDQPRQIYLCELALDFAQKVLGPNGQFVVKVFQGAGFDEFRKQVVDSFDVLKTAKPAASRARSKEVFLVGQGRKKALQ
- the yhbY gene encoding ribosome assembly RNA-binding protein YhbY, with the translated sequence MAALSIHERKRLRQIGHVLNPVVMIGGQGLTEAVIEETLRALNDHELIKVKIAGEDREARAAVIDSIVEATGAEAVQKIGKIVLLYKKAAKQNQHLSNLVRHAHLAN